From one Marmota flaviventris isolate mMarFla1 chromosome 1, mMarFla1.hap1, whole genome shotgun sequence genomic stretch:
- the Cilp2 gene encoding cartilage intermediate layer protein 2, whose translation MASLLPLLCLCVAVAHLAGARDATPVEEPTGIAWGLQGRSLHPGQPSPALEDWEEASEWTSWFNVDHPGGDGDFESLAAIRFYYGPARVCQRPLALEARTTDWALPSAVGERVHLNPTRGFWCLNREQPRGRRCSNYHVRFRCPLEVAWGAWGPWSPCSRSCGPGRRLRHRSCAGPAEDACPGRSLEAQKCVRPSCPGCSPDFCRCPDHILLGLVVTPSGRPLSGARVSLRARPGTIATSDTQGTFRVPGFCASNQANVSAQMDGFSVGVARAQANGTNLAVVTIVLDKLRKPYLVKHPESRVQEAGQNVTFCCKASGTPMPKKYLWFHNGTLLDRREHGYGAHLELRGLRPDQAGIYHCKAWNEAGAVRSGAAQLIVLAPGQPACDPRPREHLIKLPDDCSQPGSGPAYLDVGLCPDTRCPSSAGSSPRCGDPGSRCCSVRRLESREIHCSSYVLPVKVVAECGCQKCLPPRGLVRGRVVTADSGKPLRFARILLGQEPIGFTSYQGDFTIEVPPSTERLVVTFVDPSGEFMDTVRVLPFDPRGAGVYHEVKAMRKKAPVILDASQSNTIPLGDMEEAPLGELVLPPGSFRHADGKPYTGTVEARVTFVDPRDLTSAAAAPSDLRFVDSDGELAPLRTYGMFSVDLRAPGSTEQLHTGPVAVRVAADQIHMAGHTEALKLWSLNPENGLWEEESGFKREGSSAARVRREERVFLVGNTEIRERRLFNLDVPERRRCFVKVRAYVNDKFTPSEQVEGVVVTLVNLEPAPGFSANPRAWGRFDSVVTGPNGACLPAFCDADSPDAYTAFITATLGGEELEPAPSRPRPRAAAVGVTQPYLDRLGYRRTDHDDPALKRNGFHINLAKPRPGVPSEANGPVYPWRSLRECQEAPVNASHFRFSRVEADKYEYNVVPFREGTPASWTGDLLSWWPNPQEFRACFLKVKIQGPQEYMVRAHNAGGSHPHTQGQLYGLRDARSVRDPERPGISAACVEFKCSGMLFDQRQVDRTLVTVTPQGSCRLVEVNGLLQDYLARHPPPVPSEDQAAFSMLAPLDPLGHNYGIYTVTDQSPRLAKEIAIGRCFDGSSDGFSREMKADAGTAITFQCREPPARPNLFQRLLESPAAALGDIRREMGQAARPQSRATSSFSTQRGQ comes from the exons ATGGCGTCACTGCTACCACTGCTCTGTCTCTGTGTCGCCGTAGCGCACCTGGCGGGTGCCCGAG ATGCCACACCCGTGGAGGAGCCCACAGGAATTGCATGGGGTCTGCAAGGAAGGTCGCTGCACCCTGGCCAGCCCTCACCAGCCCTGGAGGACTGGGAAG AGGCAAGCGAGTGGACGTCCTGGTTCAACGTGGACCATCCTGGAGGAGACGGCGACTTCGAGAGCTTGGCGGCCATTCGCTTCTACTACGGACCTGCCCGTGTGTGCCAGAGGCCGCTGGCGCTGGAGGCGCGCACCACCGACTGGGCCCTGCCGTCCGCGGTCGGCGAGCGCGTGCACTTGAATCCCACGCGCGGCTTCTGGTGCCTCAACCGCGAGCAGCCGCGCGGCCGCCGCTGTTCCAACTACCACGTGCGCTTCCGCTGCCCGCTCG AGGTCGCCTGGGGCGCGTGGGGTCCGTGGAGTCCCTGCTCTAGGAGCTGTGGGCCGGGCCGTCGCTTGCGCCACCGCAGCTGCGCAGGCCCGGCTGAGGATGCGTGTCCAGGGCGTTCCCTGGAGGCGCAAAAATGTGTGCGGCCTTCGTGCCCAG GGTGCAGCCCTGACTTCTGCAGGTGCCCTGACCACATCCTTCTGGGCTTGGTGGTTACACCATCTGGGCGACCACTGTCAGGAGCCAGGGTGTCCCTGAGAGCCCGACCTGGCACTATAGCCACCAGTGATACCCAAGGAACCTTCCGGGTGCCTGGATTCTGTGCCAGTAACCAGGCCAATGTCAGTGCCCAGATGGATGGCTTCTCTGTAGGTGTGGCTCGGGCCCAGGCCAATGGCACCAACCTCGCTGTGGTCACCATTGTCCTTGATAAGTTAC GAAAGCCCTACCTGGTGAAGCACCCTGAGTCCAGAGTGCAAGAGGCTGGCCAGAATGTAACCTTTTGCTGCAAAGCCTCAGGAACCCCTATGCCCAAGAAATACTTGTG GTTTCACAATGGGACCCTGCTGGACAGGCGAGAACATGGGTATGGGGCCCACTTGGAGCTTCGAGGGCTGCGCCCAGACCAGGCTGGTATCTACCATTGCAAGGCGTGGAATGAGGCCGGAGCTGTGCGCTCTGGCGCTGCCCAGCTCATCGTGCTTG CTCCAGGCCAGCCAGCCTGCGACCCCCGACCCCGAGAACACCTCATCAAGCTCCCGGATGACTGTAGCCAGCCAGGCAGCGGCCCTGCGTACCTGGATGTAGGCCTCTGTCCGGACACCCGCTGCCCCAGCTCTGCAGGCTCAAGTCCCCGGTGTGGGGACCCTGGCTCCCGCTGCTGCTCGGTGCGCCGCCTAGAGAGCAGAGAGATACACTGCTCCAGCTACGTCCTCCCAGTGAAGGTGGTGGCCGAGTGTGGCTGCCAGAAGTGTCTGCCTCCTCGGGGACTGGTCCGGGGCCGGGTGGTAACCGCAGACTCCGGAAAGCCCCTGCGCTTCGCCAGGATCCTGCTGGGCCAGGAACCCATTGGCTTCACCTCCTACCAGGGCGACTTCACAATCGAAGTGCCGCCCTCCACCGAACGGCTGGTGGTGACTTTCGTGGACCCCAGTGGTGAGTTCATGGATACTGTCCGGGTCTTGCCTTTTGACCCTCGAGGTGCTGGCGTGTATCACGAGGTCAAGGCCATGCGGAAGAAAGCTCCAGTCATCTTAGATGCCAGCCAGAGCAACACGATCCCGCTCGGGGATATGGAAGAGGCGCCCTTGGGGGAGCTGGTCCTGCCACCGGGATCCTTCCGCCACGCAGATGGCAAACCGTACACTGGGACGGTGGAGGCCCGGGTAACGTTCGTGGACCCCAGAGATCTCACTTCGGCGGCTGCAGCCCCCAGTGATCTGCGCTTCGTGGACAGTGATGGTGAGCTGGCCCCGCTGCGCACCTACGGCATGTTCTCCGTGGACCTCCGCGCGCCGGGCTCCACGGAGCAGCTGCACACTGGGCCTGTGGCGGTGCGTGTGGCCGCAGACCAGATCCACATGGCCGGCCACACGGAGGCCCTCAAGCTGTGGTCCCTGAACCCCGAGAACGGCTTGTGGGAGGAGGAGAGCGGCTTCAAACGCGAGGGCTCCTCGGCCGCCCGGGTCCGCAGGGAGGAGCGCGTCTTCCTGGTGGGCAACACTGAGATCCGCGAGCGGCGCCTGTTCAACCTGGACGTGCCCGAGCGCCGCCGCTGCTTCGTGAAGGTGCGCGCCTACGTCAACGACAAGTTCACCCCCAGCGAGCAGGTGGAGGGCGTGGTGGTCACGCTGGTGAACCTGGAGCCCGCCCCGGGCTTCTCCGCCAACCCCCGCGCGTGGGGTCGCTTCGACAGCGTGGTCACCGGCCCCAATGGCGCCTGTCTCCCCGCCTTCTGCGACGCCGACAGCCCCGACGCTTACACGGCCTTTATCACGGCCACCCTGGGGGGCGAGGAGCTGGAGCCGGCGCCTTCCCGGCCTCGCCCGCGCGCGGCGGCAGTGGGCGTCACGCAGCCCTACCTGGACAGGCTGGGTTACCGCCGGACCGACCACGACGACCCGGCGCTCAAACGCAACGGCTTCCACATCAACCTCGCAAAACCCAGACCCGGCGTCCCCTCCGAGGCCAACGGCCCCGTGTACCCGTGGCGCAGCCTGCGGGAGTGCCAGGAGGCTCCGGTGAACGCCAGTCACTTTCGTTTCTCGCGAGTGGAGGCCGACAAGTACGAGTACAATGTGGTCCCCTTCCGGGAAGGCACGCCAGCCTCCTGGACCGGCGATCTCCTGTCCTGGTGGCCTAATCCACAGGAATTCCGGGCCTGCTTCCTCAAGGTGAAGATCCAAGGCCCGCAGGAGTACATGGTCCGCGCCCACAACGCAGGGGGGAGCCACCCGCACACCCAGGGCCAGCTCTACGGGCTGCGAGATGCCCGCAGTGTCCGAGACCCTGAGCGACCCGGCATCTCTGCGGCCTGCGTGGAGTTCAAGTGCAGTGGGATGCTGTTTGACCAGCGTCAGGTGGACAGGACGCTGGTCACTGTCACGCCCCAGGGCAGCTGCCGCCTGGTGGAGGTTAATGGGCTTCTCCAGGATTACCTGGCTCGGCACCCCCCACCCGTGCCCTCCGAGGACCAGGCTGCCTTTTCCATGCTAGCCCCCCTGGACCCTCTTGGTCACAACTATGGCATCTACACCGTCACTGACCAGAGCCCGAGGCTGGCTAAGGAGATCGCCATTGGCCGCTGCTTTGATGGCTCCTCTGATGGCTTTTCCAGGGAGATGAAGGCTGATGCTGGCACAGCGATCACCTTCCAGTGCAGGGAACCACCAGCCCGGCCCAACCTTTTCCAGAGGCTGCTGGAGTCCCCAGCGGCAGCGCTTGGTGACATCCGCAGGGAGATGGGTCAGGCAGCCAGGCCACAGAGCAGGGCTACCAGTTCCTTCAGCACCCAAAGGGGCCAGTGA
- the Yjefn3 gene encoding yjeF N-terminal domain-containing protein 3: MSSAVGPDPAETPEERSFLSTAEAAALERELLEDYRFGRQQLVELCGHASAVAVTKVFPLPALSRKQRTVLVVCGPEQNGAVGLVCARHLRVFEYEPTIFYPTRSLDLLHQDLTTQCEKMDIPFLSYLPTEVQLINDAYGLVVDAVLGPGVEPSEVGGPCTRALATLKLLSIPLVSLDIPSGWDAETGGDAEDGLRPDVLVSLAAPKRCAGRFSGRHHFVAGRFVPDDVRRKFALRLPGYTGTDCVAAL, from the exons ATGAGCAGTGCGGTGGGTCCAGACCCGGCGGAGACGCCTGAGGAGCGGAGTTTCCTCAG CACGGCGGAGGCAGCTGCCCTGGAGCGGGAGCTGCTGGAGGATTATCGCTTTGGGCGGCAGCAGCTAGTGGAGTTGTGCGGGCATGCTAGTGCCGTGGCTGTGACCAAG GTGTTCCCTTTGCCTGCTctctccaggaagcagaggacaGTGTTGGTGGTGTGTGGCCCGGAGCAGAACGGGGCAGTGGGGCTGGTCTGTGCCCGGCACCTGCGGGTGTTT GAGTACGAACCTACCATCTTCTACCCCACACGCTCACTGGACCTGCTGCACCAGGACCTCACCACACAGTGCGAGAAGATGGATATCCCCTTCCTCTCCTACTTGCCTACGGAG GTGCAGCTCATTAATGACGCCTATGGGCTGGTAGTGGACGCTGTGCTGGGTCCTGGTGTGGAGCCAAGCGAGGTCGGGGGCCCCTGCACCCGTGCACTGGCCACACTAAAGCTGCTGTCCATCCCCCTCGTGAGCCTGGACATTCCCTCAG GCTGGGACGCGGAGACCGGCGGCGACGCTGAAGACGGGCTGCGGCCAGATGTGCTGGTGTCGCTCGCAGCGCCCAAGCGCTGCGCCGGCCGCTTCTCAGGGCGCCACCACTTCGTGGCCGGCCGGTTCGTGCCCGACGACGTGCGCCGCAAGTTCGCCCTGCGCCTGCCGGGTTACACAGGCACCGACTGCGTCGCGGCCCTCTGA